A single window of Granulicella sibirica DNA harbors:
- a CDS encoding WD40 repeat domain-containing protein — protein sequence MEAANTSLQSGDTPLPESEDALHRALLAANLRHVLHGHTKNVTGVAFSPDSKRLATVSDDDSVKMWDAATGKELSSWPGHSGGLNAVAFMPDSLGLLTAGKDGVIRIWNIDNRQETRALRGHAARVNAISLSPNGTLLATASEDQTVKLWDTVTGHELLTLKGHTRGVTGVAFSHSGKRLATASSDATVKIWDPSTGKELFDLGLSKSTYTEGALAFDPNDSTLVTPGVGDTIARWDIATGREWPPLSGGPPSGIRLLAYSRNGTLAASGREGSVRIWHAGESRSTIRMPGHSDGITAMAFSPDGESLATGDQDYLAKIWAEPNSEEPGTGLAQFHAPVRGSSSASGGYRLRDATEGTAPNTRQVTKVLDVSSGREVLTLHRYRVLRAIPVAPITISPDRNRIAICEIGTDVEIYDSTTGKVTMLTEYKSGTRALAFSPDGKQLAVASQDRTVTMWDALTGQRLSALDEPTGPVFAIEYSADGKRMATAGPHIVEVWDRKTGRRQQSFKSQQDRGHLEFSPDGKLLASSNTSIGIEGTTEIWNLGPVQKVASVPLFNNASFSPDGKQIAGTSGNVAKVADPVTGQTLLTLHGHSGGVRHATFSADGKKLLTEGNDGFQIFDLDIQDLLNLARIRITRTSPAFTEEECKRYFATYPCPLHDPESSSHRPHP from the coding sequence ATGGAAGCCGCGAACACAAGCTTGCAATCCGGCGATACTCCTCTACCAGAATCTGAGGACGCCCTGCACCGGGCTCTCCTCGCCGCCAACCTGCGCCACGTCCTTCACGGACACACCAAAAATGTCACAGGGGTAGCCTTCAGCCCCGACTCCAAACGCCTCGCAACGGTCAGCGACGACGACTCCGTAAAGATGTGGGATGCCGCCACGGGAAAAGAGCTGTCCTCCTGGCCAGGCCACTCTGGAGGACTTAATGCCGTCGCCTTCATGCCCGATAGTCTTGGCTTGCTGACCGCCGGCAAGGATGGTGTCATTCGTATCTGGAATATAGACAACAGGCAGGAAACACGCGCACTGCGAGGGCATGCGGCACGCGTGAACGCTATCTCACTCAGCCCCAACGGAACACTTCTCGCCACCGCGAGCGAGGACCAGACAGTCAAGCTCTGGGATACCGTCACAGGCCACGAGCTTCTCACCCTCAAAGGCCACACCCGCGGAGTGACCGGTGTCGCCTTCAGCCATAGCGGCAAGCGTCTTGCCACTGCGAGCTCGGACGCAACCGTAAAGATATGGGATCCATCGACCGGCAAGGAATTATTCGATCTCGGCCTTTCAAAAAGCACATATACCGAAGGTGCTCTCGCATTCGATCCCAACGACAGCACCCTCGTAACCCCTGGAGTGGGAGACACCATCGCGCGGTGGGATATAGCCACGGGCAGGGAATGGCCGCCCCTGAGCGGCGGACCACCGAGTGGAATCAGGTTGCTCGCCTACAGCCGTAACGGAACACTCGCCGCATCAGGTCGCGAAGGCTCCGTGCGTATCTGGCATGCCGGCGAATCGCGCTCTACCATCCGCATGCCCGGCCACTCTGACGGAATTACCGCAATGGCCTTTAGCCCGGACGGTGAGTCCCTTGCCACCGGGGACCAGGACTACCTCGCAAAGATCTGGGCAGAACCCAATTCGGAGGAGCCCGGTACCGGCTTGGCTCAGTTTCATGCGCCCGTTCGCGGAAGCTCCTCTGCCTCTGGGGGGTATCGCCTCAGAGACGCCACGGAAGGCACAGCTCCAAACACCCGGCAAGTAACGAAAGTTCTCGATGTCAGCAGCGGACGCGAAGTCCTGACTCTTCACCGCTACCGAGTCCTACGTGCTATTCCTGTCGCCCCCATCACGATAAGCCCGGACAGGAATCGAATCGCCATCTGCGAGATAGGCACGGACGTCGAGATTTACGATTCGACCACCGGAAAAGTGACCATGCTGACGGAATACAAAAGTGGTACGCGCGCCTTGGCCTTTAGCCCCGACGGAAAGCAACTGGCCGTCGCCAGCCAGGATAGGACCGTAACCATGTGGGACGCTCTCACCGGGCAGAGGCTATCCGCGTTAGACGAACCAACAGGTCCCGTCTTCGCAATCGAATACAGTGCGGATGGAAAGCGGATGGCGACGGCAGGTCCTCACATCGTGGAGGTCTGGGACCGCAAAACTGGTCGCAGGCAGCAAAGTTTCAAGAGTCAGCAGGATCGTGGCCACCTCGAATTCAGCCCCGACGGAAAGCTTCTCGCGTCGAGCAACACGTCCATCGGAATTGAGGGCACGACTGAGATCTGGAACCTCGGACCGGTTCAAAAGGTGGCAAGTGTGCCTTTGTTCAACAATGCTTCTTTCAGCCCGGACGGAAAGCAGATCGCGGGAACCAGCGGAAACGTCGCAAAGGTGGCGGACCCAGTCACAGGGCAAACACTTCTGACCCTGCATGGTCATAGTGGTGGCGTCCGCCACGCGACATTCAGTGCTGACGGCAAAAAGCTGCTGACGGAGGGCAACGACGGGTTCCAGATCTTCGATCTGGACATCCAGGATCTACTCAATCTGGCCCGCATCCGCATCACCCGTACCTCTCCTGCCTTCACCGAAGAGGAGTGCAAGCGATATTTTGCAACGTATCCATGTCCCCTGCACGACCCGGAATCATCATCCCATCGCCCTCATCCCTGA
- a CDS encoding glycoside hydrolase family 18 protein translates to MRLHQAILLALLTLPAAAQTTLPNKTEIIAYVFPKDRILAPNEVAATKLTRINYAFANVTDGKVVEGFAHDRENFAILNALKQQNPTLKILVSVGGWTWSKNFSDAALTKESRRIFIDSSVDFVLRYNLDGLDIDWEYPGLKGDDNKFRPEDKENYTALLKELRQRFDREGRRLHRHLYTSIATGASKNFFEHTEMAKVQHYVDSINLMTYDMYGGDKNTGHHSPLYEHPDDPKHVSSNKSVHNYLEAGVKPNKIVLGVPFYGKSWSNVTATNNGLFQSGAPTHNVYLNYGSIASTLLQPTSGYTRYWDATSDSPYLYNPTTQTWVDYEDAESLAHKTLYVRDYHLGGMMFWEYTGDPNNVLLDAINAGLRP, encoded by the coding sequence ATGCGCCTCCACCAAGCGATTCTCCTGGCCCTCCTCACCCTCCCCGCCGCCGCGCAAACCACCCTCCCCAACAAGACCGAGATCATCGCCTACGTCTTCCCCAAAGATCGCATCCTCGCCCCCAACGAAGTAGCCGCCACCAAGCTCACCCGCATCAACTACGCCTTCGCCAACGTCACCGACGGCAAGGTCGTCGAAGGCTTCGCGCACGATCGCGAAAACTTCGCCATCCTCAACGCCCTCAAGCAGCAGAACCCCACCCTCAAGATCCTCGTCTCCGTAGGCGGCTGGACCTGGTCAAAAAACTTCTCCGACGCCGCCCTCACCAAGGAAAGCCGCCGCATCTTCATCGACAGCTCCGTAGATTTCGTCCTCCGTTACAACCTCGACGGCCTCGACATCGATTGGGAGTACCCCGGCCTCAAAGGCGACGACAACAAGTTCCGCCCCGAAGACAAAGAGAACTACACCGCCCTCCTGAAGGAGCTACGCCAACGCTTCGACCGCGAAGGCCGCCGCCTCCATCGCCATCTCTACACCTCCATCGCCACCGGGGCCAGCAAGAACTTCTTCGAGCACACCGAGATGGCGAAGGTCCAGCACTACGTCGACTCCATCAACCTCATGACCTACGACATGTACGGCGGCGACAAGAACACCGGCCATCACTCCCCACTTTATGAGCACCCCGACGACCCCAAGCACGTCTCCTCCAACAAGTCCGTCCACAACTATCTCGAAGCCGGAGTCAAACCCAACAAGATCGTCCTCGGCGTCCCCTTCTACGGCAAAAGCTGGTCGAACGTCACCGCCACCAACAACGGCCTCTTCCAATCAGGCGCCCCCACCCATAATGTTTACCTCAACTACGGCAGCATCGCCTCTACCCTTCTCCAACCCACGTCCGGCTACACCCGTTACTGGGACGCAACCTCCGACTCCCCCTACCTTTACAACCCAACCACCCAGACCTGGGTAGACTACGAAGACGCCGAATCTCTAGCCCACAAAACCCTCTACGTCCGCGACTACCACCTCGGCGGCATGATGTTCTGGGAGTACACCGGAGACCCGAACAACGTCCTGCTCGACGCCATCAACGCCGGTCTCCGTCCTTAA
- a CDS encoding VOC family protein: MATLNHTNLTTYDVPALVEFFSTVFGFDVLDTRGDKLAVLRNSDGFLLTLMYDKRMTPEQGYPGLFHVGFLQATRLDVDRTYEELSGRSYTAPKPDRLQRGGPETYGFYCAAPGGVLVEVSTMNVVEGA, from the coding sequence ATGGCTACTTTGAATCACACAAACCTGACAACCTATGACGTTCCGGCACTGGTGGAGTTCTTCTCGACCGTGTTCGGTTTTGATGTTCTGGATACGCGCGGCGACAAACTGGCCGTGCTGCGGAACTCGGACGGCTTTCTGCTTACGCTGATGTACGACAAGCGCATGACGCCGGAGCAGGGGTATCCCGGGCTGTTTCATGTGGGCTTCCTGCAGGCGACAAGGCTGGATGTAGACCGGACGTATGAGGAGCTGAGTGGGCGGAGTTATACGGCTCCGAAGCCTGACAGGCTGCAGCGTGGCGGGCCTGAGACGTATGGGTTCTACTGTGCTGCTCCGGGCGGGGTGCTGGTGGAGGTGAGCACGATGAATGTCGTGGAGGGTGCGTAA
- a CDS encoding DUF1348 family protein translates to MTTPLVPPFTRETAILKVRAAENGWNSRNPEKVSLAYTPDSIWRNRHEFVTGRAEIVAFLTRKWSREQDYRLIKELWAFNENRIAVRFAYECQHEGQWYRSYGNENWQFDAAGLMSHRHASINDLPIAESDRLFHWPQGPRPEDHPSLSDLNL, encoded by the coding sequence ATGACCACACCCCTCGTCCCACCCTTCACCCGTGAGACCGCCATCCTCAAGGTCCGCGCCGCCGAAAATGGCTGGAACTCCCGCAACCCCGAGAAGGTCTCCCTCGCATACACTCCTGACAGCATCTGGCGCAACCGTCACGAATTCGTCACCGGCCGCGCCGAGATCGTAGCGTTCCTCACCCGCAAGTGGTCCCGCGAGCAGGACTACCGCCTCATCAAGGAGCTTTGGGCCTTCAACGAAAACCGCATCGCCGTCCGCTTCGCCTACGAGTGCCAACACGAAGGCCAGTGGTACCGTTCCTACGGCAACGAAAACTGGCAGTTTGACGCCGCCGGCCTCATGAGCCACCGCCACGCCAGCATCAACGACCTGCCCATCGCCGAATCCGACCGCCTCTTCCACTGGCCCCAGGGTCCCCGCCCCGAAGATCACCCCAGCCTCTCCGACCTCAACCTCTAG
- a CDS encoding alpha/beta fold hydrolase: MPAITSIPHIALRTIQADGIEIFYRESGPTDAPLLLLLHGYPTSSHMFRNLIPRLASKYHIIAPDLPGFGFTTVPPERNYTYTFDNLATTLEAFTEALSLKHYALYIFDYGAPTGLRLAVAHPERVTALISQNGNAYLEGLGSAWDPIKTYWANPIPANREALRGFLALEGTRFQYVHGVADPASVPPESYYLDQALMDRPGNTEIQLDLILDYRNNLDLYPAFQHFFRESQPPTLVIWGKNDPFFIPPGAEAFQRDLPMATVRFLDTGHFALETHPDEIAEAIDELLTTELSQETL; this comes from the coding sequence ATGCCGGCCATTACGAGCATCCCGCACATAGCACTCCGCACCATCCAGGCCGACGGTATCGAGATTTTCTATCGCGAATCCGGCCCGACGGACGCACCTCTACTTCTGTTACTCCACGGCTACCCAACGTCTTCGCACATGTTCCGCAACCTAATCCCCCGTCTCGCCTCGAAGTACCACATCATCGCCCCCGATCTACCCGGCTTCGGCTTCACCACCGTCCCGCCCGAACGCAACTACACCTACACCTTCGACAACCTCGCCACCACCCTCGAAGCCTTCACCGAAGCCCTGTCCCTCAAGCACTACGCCCTCTACATTTTCGACTACGGTGCTCCCACCGGCCTCCGCCTCGCCGTCGCCCACCCAGAACGTGTCACCGCCCTCATCTCACAAAACGGAAACGCCTATCTCGAAGGCCTCGGCTCCGCGTGGGACCCCATCAAGACCTACTGGGCCAACCCCATCCCCGCCAACCGCGAAGCCCTCCGCGGCTTCCTCGCCCTCGAAGGCACCCGCTTCCAGTACGTCCACGGCGTCGCCGACCCCGCCTCCGTCCCGCCCGAGTCCTACTACCTCGACCAGGCCCTCATGGACCGCCCCGGCAACACCGAAATCCAGCTCGACCTCATCCTCGACTACCGCAACAACCTCGACCTCTACCCCGCCTTCCAGCACTTCTTCCGCGAGTCCCAACCCCCCACCCTCGTCATCTGGGGAAAGAACGACCCCTTCTTCATTCCACCCGGAGCCGAAGCCTTCCAGCGCGATCTCCCCATGGCCACCGTTCGCTTTCTCGACACCGGCCACTTCGCCCTTGAGACCCACCCCGACGAAATCGCCGAAGCCATCGACGAACTCCTCACCACCGAACTCTCCCAGGAAACGCTATGA
- a CDS encoding MmcQ/YjbR family DNA-binding protein: protein MDAERARAFLLKMPHVVETLQWGNNLVFWVGDKAIGGKMFVLIDLDRGDKAIVSYAAGPERYGELLELDGLIPAPYMARIFWVAAGHWGAHKDSDWERELTAAYELTMRKLPPKVVRVLALPAAERKRVVAAARKAAKAKR from the coding sequence ATGGATGCGGAGAGAGCGCGGGCGTTCTTGTTGAAGATGCCGCACGTTGTGGAGACGCTGCAGTGGGGAAACAACCTCGTGTTCTGGGTGGGGGATAAGGCGATCGGTGGAAAGATGTTTGTGCTGATCGACCTGGACAGGGGCGACAAGGCCATTGTGTCGTATGCGGCGGGGCCGGAGCGGTATGGGGAGTTGCTGGAACTGGATGGGTTGATACCGGCGCCGTATATGGCGAGGATCTTCTGGGTGGCGGCAGGGCACTGGGGAGCGCACAAAGATTCGGATTGGGAGAGGGAGTTGACTGCGGCATACGAGTTGACGATGCGGAAGCTGCCGCCGAAGGTGGTGCGGGTACTCGCTTTGCCGGCGGCGGAGAGGAAGAGAGTGGTTGCGGCGGCGCGGAAGGCTGCCAAGGCCAAGAGATGA
- a CDS encoding MFS transporter, giving the protein MVATNSKMLERFSTAVLYGAFALTGVGVALPGAALPGIVAHWSMGDRGAGFLFLMAWSGSSLGALLCRGRAAAALGRGVTLLTLVCVAIVLAATYTPGAGGQALALGLFFLYGVALGITMTSTTLLRAGRRVVGTAQELNRLNLMWVAGALLCPTIAVHALRTGGIRYAFGGLGLLFALDAIWVWSVEARASGDGEPVRGTEAAQRLSGLPLLVGLFVALTVGVESSMSGWLTTYAERVGGRVAGAVTVSTLFWLGLLVSRAVSSTPMFERYNSPGLLRSGSWMVAVGGGALWLGGGHAEWALMVGAFVTGLGIGPMYPMLLALVLPRYGGSKVFFIAGVGSGVVPWLTGAVSGWNGSLRMGLMVAWVGAGLMVAVRPWLPRGFRERE; this is encoded by the coding sequence ATGGTTGCTACGAATTCGAAGATGCTGGAACGGTTTTCGACGGCGGTGCTCTATGGTGCGTTTGCACTGACGGGGGTGGGGGTGGCGTTGCCGGGGGCGGCGTTGCCGGGGATCGTGGCGCACTGGTCGATGGGGGACCGGGGGGCGGGTTTCTTGTTTCTGATGGCGTGGTCGGGGTCTTCCCTTGGGGCACTGCTTTGCCGGGGTAGAGCGGCGGCTGCGCTGGGGCGGGGTGTGACGCTGCTGACTCTGGTGTGTGTGGCGATTGTGCTGGCGGCGACTTACACCCCGGGGGCCGGTGGGCAGGCACTGGCGCTGGGGTTGTTCTTTCTGTATGGGGTCGCGCTTGGGATCACGATGACATCGACGACGCTGCTGCGGGCGGGACGACGGGTGGTGGGGACGGCGCAGGAGTTGAACAGGCTGAACTTGATGTGGGTGGCTGGGGCGCTGCTATGCCCAACGATCGCGGTCCATGCGCTGCGGACGGGTGGGATCCGATATGCGTTTGGCGGGCTTGGTTTGCTGTTTGCGCTGGATGCGATCTGGGTATGGAGTGTTGAGGCGCGGGCATCGGGCGACGGGGAGCCGGTTAGGGGGACTGAGGCGGCGCAGCGGTTGTCCGGACTACCGCTGCTTGTGGGTCTGTTTGTGGCTCTGACGGTGGGGGTGGAGAGCTCGATGAGCGGGTGGTTGACGACCTATGCCGAACGGGTTGGTGGGAGGGTTGCGGGGGCGGTGACGGTGTCGACGCTGTTTTGGCTTGGGCTGCTGGTGAGCCGAGCGGTAAGTTCGACGCCGATGTTCGAGCGGTATAACTCTCCGGGGCTGCTGCGGTCGGGGTCGTGGATGGTGGCGGTGGGTGGTGGGGCGTTGTGGCTTGGTGGGGGGCACGCGGAGTGGGCGCTAATGGTGGGTGCGTTCGTGACGGGGCTGGGAATCGGGCCGATGTATCCGATGCTGCTGGCACTTGTGCTGCCACGATATGGGGGATCGAAGGTGTTCTTTATCGCGGGGGTGGGGTCGGGGGTGGTGCCATGGTTGACGGGCGCGGTGTCGGGATGGAACGGATCGCTGCGGATGGGGCTGATGGTGGCTTGGGTTGGGGCGGGGCTGATGGTGGCGGTACGGCCATGGCTTCCGCGTGGGTTTCGCGAGCGGGAGTAG
- a CDS encoding SDR family NAD(P)-dependent oxidoreductase, with protein MSLQGTGVWLSLAGKVALVTGGSRGIGAATVRLFRQAGARVVFSYVSAEARALTLVEACGGSGVCRAVRQKLDGVEDGRALVEAAVEEFGRLDCLVVNHGIWPSHDAPIASMTTEQWRGTMGTNLDSAFGLVRAAVRQMLVQEPSGKVKGHVVLVASTAAQRGEAFHADYAASKGAMVSFTKSLSSELAGQGILCNCVAPGWVATEMSAAAFDDPETSKRVLATIPLGRPAQVDEIAGPILFLCTPFAGFCSGEIFNVNGGAVLVG; from the coding sequence ATGAGTTTGCAGGGGACGGGTGTGTGGTTGTCGTTGGCGGGTAAGGTGGCGCTGGTGACGGGTGGGTCGCGGGGGATTGGTGCGGCTACGGTGAGACTGTTTCGGCAGGCCGGGGCGCGGGTAGTGTTCAGCTATGTATCGGCTGAGGCGCGGGCGTTGACGTTGGTTGAGGCTTGTGGTGGAAGCGGGGTTTGCCGGGCGGTGCGGCAGAAGCTCGATGGAGTGGAGGATGGACGGGCTTTGGTGGAGGCGGCGGTTGAGGAGTTTGGACGGCTTGACTGCCTGGTGGTGAATCACGGGATCTGGCCATCGCACGATGCACCGATCGCTTCGATGACGACGGAGCAGTGGCGTGGGACGATGGGCACGAATCTCGACAGCGCGTTCGGACTGGTGCGGGCGGCGGTGCGGCAGATGCTGGTGCAGGAGCCGAGCGGTAAGGTGAAGGGGCACGTGGTGCTTGTGGCATCGACGGCGGCACAGCGTGGTGAGGCGTTCCATGCGGACTATGCGGCGAGCAAGGGCGCGATGGTGAGCTTCACGAAGAGCCTATCGAGCGAGCTTGCCGGGCAGGGGATTCTTTGTAACTGCGTGGCTCCGGGATGGGTGGCGACTGAGATGTCGGCTGCAGCCTTCGACGATCCGGAGACGTCCAAGAGAGTGCTGGCGACGATTCCGCTGGGAAGGCCCGCGCAGGTGGATGAGATCGCCGGGCCGATTCTGTTCTTGTGCACGCCGTTCGCGGGGTTCTGCTCGGGTGAGATCTTCAATGTGAACGGTGGAGCTGTGCTGGTTGGTTAG
- a CDS encoding acyltransferase family protein encodes MTPNEASGPVTPRFAGVDLLRGLSILSVVLLHLWLRMYFAGFQLDQHILPRLQYILFRNGGNGVTLFFAVSGFLITLTSLRRFGGLENMRPATFYRIRFARIAPLLLSLLAILSVLHLTHAAGFRVKGTTLPLALFSAFTFHLNWLEAIKMHSYLPANWDVLWSLSVEEMFYVFFPLVCLLAFRLPRGRWIFLTILTTFIILGPLARSVLPANDMWRDTSYLASMDGIALGCLTALLTNHLAKRPIRPALLIALNVIGAATILWIIIWPRYTWMRPFGRSGIAESTLALGACLIMFATVLRPRRGRPWTAPIRWYGRHSYEVYLTHEFLIVWGTMLYAKIHRGPLLLWFLAIPLLTAPLGWLTARYLSEPMNRRLRGAAPPGSTV; translated from the coding sequence ATGACCCCGAACGAAGCTTCCGGGCCCGTCACCCCACGCTTCGCGGGTGTCGACCTGCTCCGCGGCCTCTCCATCCTCTCCGTCGTCCTGCTCCACCTCTGGCTGCGCATGTACTTCGCCGGCTTCCAACTCGATCAGCACATCCTCCCGCGCCTGCAGTACATCCTCTTCCGCAACGGAGGCAACGGCGTCACCCTCTTCTTCGCCGTCTCCGGCTTCCTCATCACGCTCACCTCGCTCCGCCGCTTCGGTGGACTCGAGAACATGCGTCCCGCAACCTTCTACCGCATCCGCTTCGCCCGCATCGCGCCCCTTCTTTTATCCCTGCTGGCAATCCTCAGCGTCCTCCACCTCACCCACGCCGCAGGCTTCCGCGTCAAGGGAACCACCCTTCCCCTAGCCCTCTTCTCCGCCTTCACCTTCCACCTCAACTGGCTCGAAGCCATCAAAATGCACTCCTACCTCCCCGCCAACTGGGACGTCCTCTGGAGCCTCTCGGTCGAAGAGATGTTCTACGTCTTCTTCCCCCTCGTCTGCCTCTTGGCCTTCCGCCTCCCACGCGGCAGATGGATCTTCCTCACCATCCTCACCACCTTCATCATCCTCGGCCCCCTTGCCCGAAGCGTCTTGCCCGCGAACGACATGTGGAGGGACACCTCCTACCTGGCCAGCATGGATGGCATCGCCCTCGGTTGCCTCACCGCACTCCTCACTAACCACCTCGCAAAGCGCCCCATCAGACCAGCGCTCCTCATCGCTCTCAACGTCATCGGCGCAGCCACGATCCTCTGGATCATCATCTGGCCTCGCTACACGTGGATGCGCCCCTTCGGCCGCAGTGGCATCGCTGAAAGCACATTGGCTCTGGGAGCCTGCCTCATCATGTTCGCAACGGTTCTCCGCCCACGCCGCGGACGCCCGTGGACCGCTCCCATCCGCTGGTACGGACGCCACAGCTACGAGGTCTATCTCACCCACGAGTTCCTCATCGTCTGGGGAACTATGCTCTACGCCAAAATTCATCGCGGACCACTTCTGCTCTGGTTCCTCGCGATCCCCCTGCTCACCGCGCCCCTGGGCTGGCTCACCGCTCGCTACCTCTCCGAACCCATGAACCGTAGGCTTCGAGGTGCAGCGCCACCGGGATCTACCGTGTAG